ATCTTCTTCCTTGCAGTGCAGATGGCCTACGCCATCCTCCGGGCGGAAGGGGACACAAAACGGACCATGTATGCCATGGCATTATCGTCCATTCTCAATATTATCCTCGATCCCATCCTGATCTACTGGGCCGGGCTCGGGGTTGCCGGGGCAGCCATTGCAACGGTCATCTCCATTATGTCCGTCATGGTCCTCCTTGCTTACTGGATCTTTATCAGGCGGGATACCTACGTGCAACTCTCATTCCGGGGATTTGCTCCTCAAACCACGATATTCCGCGCAATTCTCGGTGTGGGACTTCCTGCCAGTCTGGAATTTCTCCTCCTCTCGGTCATGGCGATCGCGATAAACCTCATCCTCGTCACCATCGCAGGCACCGATGCCGTTGCCATCTACACCTCGGGATGGCGAATCGTGATGTTTGCCATCGTCCCGCTGGTTGGAATCGCCACTTCTGTCGTCGCTGTTACAGGCGCGGCGTATGGGGCACGGGAATTTGAGAAGATCAAAATCGTGCATCGGTATGCGATCACCATCGGTGTCATCATCGCCCTTGTGATCAGTTTCCTCACGTACCTGCTGTCTCCCCAGATTACGGCGCTCTTCACCTACTCCCCTGAGAGCGTTCATCTCATTCCGGGGTTCCTCATCTTCTTCCATACCATGTGTCTCTTTTATCCTTTCGTCCCTCTGGGCATGTTCTCCTCTTCGGTATTCCAGGGAACGGGGCATGGATTCACCTCGCTTGTCATCAACCTCCTCCGGACTCTGGCCTTCGTTGTGGTCTTTTCCTATGTCCTTGGTGTCATCTTCGGATTCGGAGCACAGGGTGTCTATTTTGGCATCGTATCGGGAAACATCCTCGGCGGATTGGTGGGGTACATCTGGGCGGTACTGTTTGTAAAGAGGCTCACGCGGATCGATCGGGCATCCTATCGGGAGTGAAAGGAGAAGAATTCCCTTTTGCAATGGCGGTGGTGCCCTGAGATTTCACAGGGGACTGTCACGTCCGGGATACGTGAGTGCGATTCTGCGGTCTTAGGCCCGGTGCGACGACCGGAAAGCCAATACACCCGAAAAATGGTCGGGATGTTATTTTTTGAGCAGATCCCGAATCTCCGAAAGCAGCACGACCTCTTTGCTCGGTTCGGGTGGCGGGGCCGGCTTTTCTTCTTCCTTCTTCTGCATTTTGTTGATCTGCCTGACGAGCAGGAATATGACCAGCGCAATGATCAGGAATTCGATGATCGTATTGATGAACGATCCGTATGCTATGACGGCGGCGCCCGCATCCTTCGCTGCCGTGAGGCTGGTGAAGCCCTGTCCGGAGAGATCGATGAAGAGGTTGGTAAAATCGACATCGCCGAGCAGGAGTCCGATCGGGGGCATCACCACATCGTTTACCAGCGAGGATACGATCTTTCCGAACGCTCCACCGATGATGAATGCGACCGCCAGTTCTATTACGTTGCCCCGGGCAATAAATGCCTGAAATTCATCGATAAATCCCATATACATCAGTCCTTTATTAACGACTCTTTGTATCCTTCTATGATGATAATTCTTTGTGTCCCCGGAAGAGGCGCGAGACGGCCCGGGGGCGTTCCTCTCCCTGTCAGCCGGCCACTGTATTACATGAGCGGCCTGTCCGCGGCGGAAGGAGCGGGATTCGCACCGAACGTCCGAACCGGCGGAACCCGACGTGTTCCTGTCCGTCCCCATCACGAGGGTGAGCCGCCCGCACCGGGCGTATCCCGCCCTCCGATCCGGTACATCCCCTCGGGAACCACGATCTCAAACCGCGCCCCTTTCCCCGGCTCTCCGTTTTCCCGGATGGTGATGCCGGTGATCGCAAGGATCTCGCGGGCGAGGAAGAGTCCGAGCCCGGTCCCTTTCCCAAAGCCCTTTGCAAAGATCTTCTCCTTCTCGTCCGCCAAAATTCCCGCTCCGTCATCTTCGCAGACAATACGGCAGTCATCCCCGGTTTTCTGCACAGAAAACCTGATGGTTCCGATCGGTGTGCCATGCCGGACGGCATTGTCCATCAGGGTGTAAAAGACCCGGGCAATCAGCGGATCGGCGAACACTTCGCACCGTGCCGGAATGTCGCATACAACCTTCACGTTTGCGGGCACGACCTGTCCTGCCGCGGTTTCCACGAGCGTGCGGATCTCTTTCCATACGGGGGCTCTGACCCCGATGTTCTCGTATTCTTTTGTGAATTGCAGTATTGCTGCGATGCGCTGGGCAGCAGATGTAATCCTGTCATAGAGCTGTGCGGCTGATGGGTCGGTCAGTTTCATCTCGAGGAGTTCGAGATATCCCTGCAGTACCGTGAGCTGGTTGATGATATCGTGCCGGCTGGTGCTTCCCAGCAGGAGGAGTTTCCGGTTTGCCAGACGGAGTGCGTTCTCCATATTTTTGCGTTCGGTAATATCGCGGATAATCCCCTCCGTCCCGTTTACAGCCCCGCTTTCGTCATACAGATAATGGGCGCTGATCGATCCCCAGAAGACCGAACCGTCTTTCTTCCGGATCTCGACTTCGTAATCGCGAACGCTGCCCTGCTTCCGCATCATGTCCAGCAGCGTATCCCGTGCATCAGGATTACGGTATATCGAGACCATGGGCACACCGATCGCCGCTTCCACTGAAGCATGGCCTGTCATCCGCACTGCAGACGGGCTGACCATCACCACCCGCCCTTCCCGATCTGTCCGGAAAAATCCGTCCTCGATGTTCTCGATGACGCTCCGGTACCGCTCCTCGCTCTCGCGGAGTGTTTCCCCGGCCTGCTTCCGGTCGGTGATATCCCGAATGGTAAAGATCGCGCCGTCATATTCCCCGCTTTTATCATAAAGGATGCGGGTCTCGGACTCGAACCAGCGGCAGTCCCCCTGCTTCGTCCGATACCGGTATTCGAGCCGGACCGAAGGGAGGTGCTGCCCGATGGCAGCACGAATCTGTCGTATGACCCGCTCCGTGTCGTCCGGGTGGATGAATTCAGTTACCGTATGGCCGATAAGATATGCAGCGGGGTATCCGGTCACCC
This genomic stretch from Methanoculleus sp. SDB harbors:
- a CDS encoding MATE family efflux transporter translates to MTDPAPEVRSDGPDTALDEEVTRGVRILRGDPKIAVRKLAGPMIIAMVLMAIYNLADAIWVAGLGADSLAGVGFVTPLFMILIGLSNGLGAGATSVVARRIGARDKQGAENAATHAFILSLGVSAALMVFFVLFLRPIVVLLGAGPVTDIAVEYGRIVFLGTIFFLAVQMAYAILRAEGDTKRTMYAMALSSILNIILDPILIYWAGLGVAGAAIATVISIMSVMVLLAYWIFIRRDTYVQLSFRGFAPQTTIFRAILGVGLPASLEFLLLSVMAIAINLILVTIAGTDAVAIYTSGWRIVMFAIVPLVGIATSVVAVTGAAYGAREFEKIKIVHRYAITIGVIIALVISFLTYLLSPQITALFTYSPESVHLIPGFLIFFHTMCLFYPFVPLGMFSSSVFQGTGHGFTSLVINLLRTLAFVVVFSYVLGVIFGFGAQGVYFGIVSGNILGGLVGYIWAVLFVKRLTRIDRASYRE